GACGGAGGCGAGCTGGCGGGCGGGCTGGCCAGCTCGGGGGTGAGCAGCGAGGGACGGACATGAGTGGCCTGGGCACTGTCTGGGCCGCCCGGTCTCAATCCTTGTCAATGTCTGTCGAAGTGCCCGGCCACTGGATTCCCGGTGGGCCGGTCTGATGTCGGATCATCCCTATCATCTCGTAGGAATCAACATGATGAGCGAACACCGAGTGGACACCGGGTCCGAACCCTCTCGCACTCCCGGAGCGCGGGAATTCATCCAGCAGCTCGAGCGGGAGGTGGGCGGGCACAGGGCAATCCATCATCCCTATCTGCGGGCGCTCGCGAGTGGCGAGTTGCCGGATCCGGTGGGCGCGCTACGGGATTACGCGCACCAGTACTACGCCTACAGCATCAACTTCCAAAGGTATCTGACGGCCACCATCTCGCAGCTCGACAGCTCGGAGCACCGGCGCGCATTGCTGGCCAACCTGCTGGAGGAGGCGCACGGGGTGAGCCCGGACGAGGCGGAGTTGATGCGCCGCCACGGCATCGAGCTGGAGTGGGTGGAGAACGTGCCCCATCCGGTGCTCTACCGGCGCTACCTCGAGGCGCTGCGCATGGACGAGGCCTGGCTGCGGGCGCACCCCTTCTGCGACGAGGCCGTGCAATGGAGCCAGCTCTTCCTCCAGTGTTGCAGCTCGTTGGGGGCGCCCGTCGCGGTGGGGGCGATGGGCCTTGGCACGGAGCTGGTTGTCCGCCGCGTGTACACGCCCATCCTGGAGGCCATCAAGACATACATGGATGTGTCACCCAGGGACAGGGTGTTCTTCGATCTGCACCAGAAGATCGACGATGAGCACGGAGAGGTGTTGCTGCGCATCGCGGAGGAGCTGGCGGAAGACCCCACGAAGCGCGCGCTGCTGCGCACGGGCGCGTTGATGGCGCTCAACCTGCGGGCGGGCTTCTACGACAGCCTGCTGTGCCGCGCCCGGGAGATGCCGTGCGTCACCCGGAGCGGCTCGTCGGGTTTCGTGGACACCACGCGCAACCGGGACTCGCTGGAGCCGCGGCCGGTGGAGCACGCGCTGGAGACGCTCATCCACCGGCAGGTGGGACGCGAGGGTGTAGCGGAGGAGTTCAGTCGCTCGCGGGGGCACCCGGTGTACGAGGTGTCGCTGCCCTCACGCGCGGTGAGCTTCAGCGTCGGAGAGCTGGCGCCCGGCCATGCGACGTCCAACCACCGCCACGCCTACGAGTCTCTCATCTACGTGCTGGAGGGCTCGGGCTGGTCCATCATCGAGGGCCAGCGCGTGGAGTGGCGCGCGGGCGATGCGCTCTATGTCCCGCCCTGGAACTGGCACCAGCACGTCGCCGGCGGGGAGAAGGCGCTCTACCTCACGGGGACGAACCTGCCCCTGCTGCACCAGCTCGGCCAGACGGTGCTTCGTCAGGAGCAGGGGCCGGCCAATCACTGACGGGTGGTTGCTTCCACGGCTCATGTGAGTTCACGGCTCGTGGGTGGCGCTCGTGGCCGCCCACGAGCCGTGGGTATTTCCCATCATGCACATGCCTCCGGTGTCGCCGAGGGGACCCGGGGCATCCCTTTCCATTCGTCCGGGTTGAAATTATGGGCCTCGTCAAGGGTTCCCTCCTGCAGCACACGAAACACTTCGTGCATGAGCGGTTCGGTCAAGACGCCTGGAGGATGCAGGTGGAGGCGTTGCCGGCGGTGGGCCGTACCGGCGTGCTGCGGCCGGTGCCCGCGTGCTGGTACGATCTGGGCCTCTTCCGGTTGCTGCTCCGAGCGCTGTGCGAATACACCGGCTGCGGGAGTGGCTTCGTCATGGGAGAGCTGGGCCGCTTCACGGTGGAGCGGGAGCTGTTGGGAGAGCAGCGGTGGGGGCTCCACCTGGCGAGGCCGTCCTTCGCGGTGCGCAACCTGGACCTGTGCTGGCGGCGCATGTTCGACGTGGGCCGGTGGGACTCGCAGCACGAGGATGGAGCGCTCGAGTTGCGGCTGACGGAGTGGGAGGGGGCGCCAGCGCTATGTGATTGGATTGGCGGCTATGTCCGCCGGACGCTCGAGCTGTTCGGTTGGCAGGTGGAGGGGTTGGAGCACTCGGACGGGCTCTCGCACGACGCCGCCACCTGTGCCTTCCGGGCCGAGGGGCACCAGCGTCCCGAGGTCGCCCGGGTGCACAAACTCGCCTCCCGGGCCGAGGTGCTCCAGGCGGCGCGCGTGCTCGCGCACTGCTCGCGCGCGGAGGTGCTGGCGCGCTTCGTGGTGGAGCTGAGCCGGGTGCAGCTCGGTTGTAGTGGCGCGCAGCTCTGGGTGACGGGGGATGAGGGGGAGGGAATGCGGCTGCTGTACTCGGCCGGGGAGTGGGGACGGGACGGCCAGCGCAGCTGCTTCCTGCTGGAGACGAGCGGGCGCAAGGTGGGGCGCATCGAGGTGTGGCATGTGCAGAAGCAGCTCGAGGAGTCCTCGGCCACCCTGCTGGACGAGCTGATGCCGTTCATTGCCGAGAGACTGGTGGGCCTGCTGGAGTCACGCCATTCGCAGTTGGCCGTGCTGCGCAACGAGGACGATGCCTTCCGCCAGCGGTTGCAGGCGGCCCGGCACCTGTGGGGGCTCACCGCGCGTCAGGCGGATGTCGTCGCGCTGGCGGTGCAGGGACAGACGAACAAGGAGATCGCCGGGGCGCTCGGCTGCCAGAAGAGCACCGTGGAATTGCACATGTCTCACATCCTCAAGAAGTGTGGGGCGGACAATCGGAGCATGCTCGCGGCCAGCTTCTGGACGTTGTGCTGAGCACCGGGGAGCAGGGAGTTTTCCGAGGAGGGGCGGAGCCTCCGATGGCGATCTCCGTTGAAGAGTACGGCGGGAGGGCTCGCACTTTTCGTGTGTGCCCTCCCGCCTCGCTTCTCCAGGGCGTCAGCGACTGGCCGGAAAGTACAGGTCGACCGAGGCCTGGTCCTCGTTGCTGACTCCGCCGGCGATCAGCACCCGCTCGGGTCCAGACAGCAGCGTGGCGGTGGTCCCCCACCGGCTCACGCTCGAGCAGCCGGCGGACTTCCAGACTCCCGAGCGGGCATCGAACAGCTCCGCGAGGGACAGGATCCCCTCCCTGTCGTTGTACCCACCCACGACGAACACCTGACCGTCAGGCAGCAACAGCGCGGTGTGATGGCGACGTGCCCTCAACATGTCCCCCGTGGCCGTCCAGGTTCCGTGCGCGGGGTCATACAACTCGGACGTCTGGCTTTTTTCATGGGACTCGGCCCCACCCGCGATGAGCACCCGGCCGTCCGGCAGCAACGTCGCGGTGTGGTCGCCGCGCGCGACCGCCATGTCCCCGGTCCTCGTCCAGGTTCCAAGCGTGGGATCATACACCTCGGCGGACGCGAGCCGCTTGCCGCTGACCTCGCGGCCACCCGTGACGAGCACCCGGCCGTCGTGCAGCAAGGTGGACGTATGGGTCTGACGCGCCGTGGTCATGGGGTGGGTGGGTGACCACTGATGGGTGGTGGGTTCATACAGCTCGGCCGAGTCGCGAACGGCGCCAGAGTCGGTGTCACCGCCGCCCGTGACGAGCACCCGGCCATCGGGAAGCAGCGTGGCGGAGTGATCCTGCCGCGCTGAATTCATGGGCGTGCCAGGCATCCACAGCCGGGTGGTGGGGTCGTACAACTGTGTGAAGCTTCCCGGTTGGCTTCCATCGCCGCCAGCCATGAGCACCTGTCCGTCGGGAAGCCGCGTGGTGGTGTGGTGGCGTTGGTCGGCCCGGGCATTCGCTCCAGGAGACCAGGTCCCCAGGAGCGGATCATACAATTCAGTGGATTTGTTGAATCCCCCGGACACGAGCACCTGGCCGTCCTCGAGGAGGGTGGCGGCATGCCCGATTCGAGGCCCACCCAGGCTTCCCGTGGAGACCCATCGGCCCGCGAACTCCATACACGCTCCGTCGTTGACGACCACGATGGAGACCGTCGCGGTGTTCCCATGGGTCGTGGAGTCGAGGGCCCGGAACGTGAACGAGTCCGCTCCCGTGAAGCCGGTCTCGGGAGTGTAGAGCACCCTGGCTCCGGTCTGTCGCAGGGTCCCATGGCCAGGGCTCTTGACGAGCGCGTAGGTCAGCTCCTCTCCATCCGCATCCGTGGCCGACAGCGTGATGGATTTGGACCCGTTCTTCTGAGCCCAGGTCAGTTGATAGTGGGCCACGGGGGGGACGTTGATGACCTGGAGGTGAACCGTCGCGACAGCACCCTGGGCACTCGCCCGGTAGGTAAAGGAGTCGCTGCCCGCGAAACCGGGGTTGGGGATGTAGGTCACCGATGCGCCGTTCTGCTCCACTCTGCCGGAGGCTGGCCCCGTGACGATGGTGTAGCTGAGGGGGCCTTCCTCCGTACCACTCGCCGAGAGGGTGACCGACGCCGGAGTGTTCTTCCGGGTGGAAATCCACTGATCGTCGGCGACGAGCGCGGAGGCTCGCATGGGCGCATGCTTCGAGGAGGTGTGGACCGCCAGGGATGC
Above is a window of Cystobacter fuscus DNA encoding:
- a CDS encoding iron-containing redox enzyme family protein, producing MMSEHRVDTGSEPSRTPGAREFIQQLEREVGGHRAIHHPYLRALASGELPDPVGALRDYAHQYYAYSINFQRYLTATISQLDSSEHRRALLANLLEEAHGVSPDEAELMRRHGIELEWVENVPHPVLYRRYLEALRMDEAWLRAHPFCDEAVQWSQLFLQCCSSLGAPVAVGAMGLGTELVVRRVYTPILEAIKTYMDVSPRDRVFFDLHQKIDDEHGEVLLRIAEELAEDPTKRALLRTGALMALNLRAGFYDSLLCRAREMPCVTRSGSSGFVDTTRNRDSLEPRPVEHALETLIHRQVGREGVAEEFSRSRGHPVYEVSLPSRAVSFSVGELAPGHATSNHRHAYESLIYVLEGSGWSIIEGQRVEWRAGDALYVPPWNWHQHVAGGEKALYLTGTNLPLLHQLGQTVLRQEQGPANH
- a CDS encoding response regulator transcription factor encodes the protein MHERFGQDAWRMQVEALPAVGRTGVLRPVPACWYDLGLFRLLLRALCEYTGCGSGFVMGELGRFTVERELLGEQRWGLHLARPSFAVRNLDLCWRRMFDVGRWDSQHEDGALELRLTEWEGAPALCDWIGGYVRRTLELFGWQVEGLEHSDGLSHDAATCAFRAEGHQRPEVARVHKLASRAEVLQAARVLAHCSRAEVLARFVVELSRVQLGCSGAQLWVTGDEGEGMRLLYSAGEWGRDGQRSCFLLETSGRKVGRIEVWHVQKQLEESSATLLDELMPFIAERLVGLLESRHSQLAVLRNEDDAFRQRLQAARHLWGLTARQADVVALAVQGQTNKEIAGALGCQKSTVELHMSHILKKCGADNRSMLAASFWTLC
- a CDS encoding kelch repeat-containing protein — encoded protein: MYRITLLSLAVFVTACEGEPREHPPASLAVHTSSKHAPMRASALVADDQWISTRKNTPASVTLSASGTEEGPLSYTIVTGPASGRVEQNGASVTYIPNPGFAGSDSFTYRASAQGAVATVHLQVINVPPVAHYQLTWAQKNGSKSITLSATDADGEELTYALVKSPGHGTLRQTGARVLYTPETGFTGADSFTFRALDSTTHGNTATVSIVVVNDGACMEFAGRWVSTGSLGGPRIGHAATLLEDGQVLVSGGFNKSTELYDPLLGTWSPGANARADQRHHTTTRLPDGQVLMAGGDGSQPGSFTQLYDPTTRLWMPGTPMNSARQDHSATLLPDGRVLVTGGGDTDSGAVRDSAELYEPTTHQWSPTHPMTTARQTHTSTLLHDGRVLVTGGREVSGKRLASAEVYDPTLGTWTRTGDMAVARGDHTATLLPDGRVLIAGGAESHEKSQTSELYDPAHGTWTATGDMLRARRHHTALLLPDGQVFVVGGYNDREGILSLAELFDARSGVWKSAGCSSVSRWGTTATLLSGPERVLIAGGVSNEDQASVDLYFPASR